A part of Syngnathoides biaculeatus isolate LvHL_M chromosome 21, ASM1980259v1, whole genome shotgun sequence genomic DNA contains:
- the pelp1 gene encoding proline-, glutamic acid- and leucine-rich protein 1 produces the protein MTFSRSRISLTSLALADMRAGGKMSASSWLHGPPAGRLTEGLLSVMKEQRPEYLPNLLDNYREHGVLRTQGDGALGGLLGFSNAKLASSKTKFEGLCLLSVLVQDSSCELFQQHCLSWLRSLQQVIQSQAPVQTVRLAVTILKDLLQYSSQLAELAREVGLNCVLGILTSLLGLKTECELAAMEGMTACMTYYPRACGSLRDKLGAYFLSKMDSSNKKSQEMACRCYGRLPCLGGLTDRASGAGRADRWTDQVHCLLASANGALAHLYRGSESDRTAQYDGPGAELGFPPLDPSDALLPLQLQHRYVAMCHALKHTLRVDPGSAVRLPVRPVLNLVCRALAIGPKSINLMGDGSVRLLLLPAVHTGALEVLSALITVVRSGMAQYAAVLQRLLAQTLSAWTPPPEADPGQQRAFSWVRVSVYRSLEAWVQVAGASAGILQGSSSHTEVLFAHLLGDITPGAESVKLRAGLAADVVPGGKPGPRRTKPLVMADAVGPSLQRKGDPLANQDTCLSALRALRQIVLTSGSLLKDDLHKRLHEVLLPLCVRLQQQQSSCNAASEAAAGVSGQYGGALARRELYRLLLALVLVPSPSWPPPLTCAVSILSKGRTDRNLKVSSFCTEALTVCNSLVHPRAPSVAVPLPPLTLKATPSASVLPSSQGPTPGLPLPTLLGGPGSSGAFAPRRSLGLPGSLENHPSLVPGLASGDAILSPHAHRQPEQAGLGPPEGQRPVFVRYDKEEAEDVEISLASDSDDSVVIVPPGTLVTDTRKPVEPPAAVPQNQTAEPAALPPVATDGVSLAVDPANSSSPPLPGAPVDASADETPAVRPQLQQMLMQPSAPAALGPPLDAHQLQNQLGPPPGRLPAANSNNEDSAVININSTDDDEEEEEEEEEEEEEYEEMEDDEELDEEDEEEVSDFPEGEFYEGEDFDDFDEDGEDLEEEEEDEEEEGDEDGAMPPLEGAGDKAGVADGEEEKALRAEGAPAGRGAGGVQEVRLGGLDVAGERAKVREVESIGVLEGAAEQDEEDGEKMHDPTMPQILCVTGGAPEEREESEGEGPQEAAAPAGAELQPQQREATAPAQEVGTGDDRPPVLQKEFPADPPEVADPPPADSAASSGPSERPREEEKDEGAQTDGGAAEESQGDGGKGVKRKRDDAHEDPEAGPAADGKKTHHDPIASMLADFVACPPDDDEVTASGSNP, from the exons ATGACGTTTTCGCGCAGTCGCATATCACTGACGTCACTTGCCTTGGCGGACATGCGGGCAGGCGGCAAGATGTCGGCGTCGTCTTGGCTGCACGGGCCGCCTGCTGGCCGTTTGACTGAGGGCTTATTGTCGGTTATGAAGGAGCAGCGTCCCGAGTATTTGCCCAACCTGCTGGACAACTACCGGGAGCACGGCGTGCTCCGAACACAG GGCGACGGCGCCTTGGGCGGGCTCCTTGGCTTTAGCAATGCCAAACTGGCCTCCAGCAAAACCAA GTTCGAGGGGCTGTGTCTGCTGTCCGTGCTGGTCCAGGACAGTTCTTGCGAGCTGTTCCAGCAGCATTGCCTCTCGTGGCTGCGCTCCCTGCAGCAAGTCATCCAG TCCCAGGCTCCCGTTCAGACCGTGCGGCTGGCCGTGACCATCTTGAAAGACCTGCTGCAGTATTCGTCTCAGCTGGCCGAGCTGGCGCGGGAGGTGGGCCTCAACTGCGTCCTGGGCATCCTCACCTCACTGCTGGGCCTGAAGACGGAG TGCGAGCTGGCGGCCATGGAGGGCATGACGGCGTGTATGACCTACTACCCCCGAGCGTGCGGATCCCTGCGG GACAAGCTGGGCGCCTATTtcctctccaaaatggacagctcCAACAAGAAGAGCCAAGAG ATGGCTTGTCGGTGTTACGGGCGCCTCCCCTGCCTGGGCGGCCTCACCGACCGAGCGTCGGGGGCCGGCCGGGCCGACCGCTGGACCGATCAGGTTCACTGCCTGCTGGCGTCGGCCAACGGCGCGCTCGCTCACCTCTACCGGGGCTCGGAATCGG ACAGAACGGCGCAATACGACGGTCCCGGGGCCGAGCTGGGCTTTCCTCCTCTGGACCCATCGGACGCCCTGCTGCCGCTGCAGCTCCAGCACAGATACGTCGCGATGTGCCACGCTCTGAAACACACCCTCAG GGTGGACCCGGGATCGGCCGTGCGTCTGCCCGTCAGGCCCGTTCTCAACCTGGTGTGTCGAGCGCTCGCCATCGGGCCCAAGAGCATC AATTTAATGGGCGACGGCAGCGTGAGGCTGCTCCTCCTGCCCGCCGTTCACACCGGCGCCCTGGAGGTCTTGTCTGCGCTCATAACAGT CGTGCGGAGCGGCATGGCGCAGTACGCCGCGGTGCTGCAGAGGCTTTTGGCCCAAACCCTCAGCGCCTGGACGCCTCCGCCTGAAGCCGACCCGGGGCAGCAGAGAGCCTTCAG CTGGGTGCGCGTATCCGTGTATAGAAGCCTTGAAGCGTGGGTGCAGGTGGCCGGCGCCTCCGCCGGCATCCTCCAGGGGAGCTCCAGCCACACCGAGGTCCTTTTCGCCCACCTCCTGGGGGACATTACACCCGGGGCCGAGTCTGTCAAG TTGCGAGCGGGCTTGGCGGCCGACGTGGTTCCCGGAGGCAAACCGGGCCCCCGCAGGACCAAACCGCTGGTCATGGCAGATGCGGTGGGGCCGTCCCTCCAGAGGAAAGGCGACCCTCTGGCCAACCAGGACACCTGCCTTTCAGCTCTCAGGG CGCTACGACAAATCGTACTGACCAGCGGGAGCCTCCTGAAAGACGATCTGCACAAG CGTCTCCATGAAGTTCTGCTGCCGCTGTGCGTGcgcctgcagcagcagcagtccaGCTGCAACGCCGCCTCCGAGGCTGCAGCGGGCGTCAGCGGGCAGTATGGCGGCGCCCTCGCGCGGCGGGAACTCTACAG GTTGTTGCTGGCTCTGGTCCTGGTCCCGTCCCCCTCGTGGCCTCCGCCTCTCACGTGCGCCGTGTCTATCCTCAGCAAAGGACGCACGGACCGCAACCTCAAG GTGTCCTCGTTCTGCACCGAGGCTCTGACCGTCTGCAACTCCCTCGTCCACCCGCGCGCTCCCTCCGTCGCCGTCCCCTTGCCGCCTCTCACCCTGAAAGCGACACCCTCCGCTTCGGTCCTGCCGTCCTCCCAGGGCCCGACCCCGGGCCTCCCGTTGCCCACCCTCCTCGGAGGCCCCGGCTCTTCTGGCGCCTTCGCCCCCCGCCGCTCGCTGGGTCTGCCGGGCTCCCTGGAGAACCACCCGTCTTTGGTTCCGGGCCTGGCCTCGGGCGACGCGATCTTGTCCCCGCACGCGCACCGGCAGCCGGAGCAGGCCGGCCTGGGCCCCCCGGAGGGCCAGAGACCCGTTTTTGTGCGCTACGACAAAGAGGAAGCCGAGGACGTGGAGATCTCGCTGGCCAGCGACTCGGACGACAGCGTGGTCATCGTTCCTCCGGGGACGCTCGTCACGGATACGCGCAAGCCCGTCGAGCCTCCCGCCGCCGTCCCCCAGAACCAGACCGCCGAGCCGGCGGCTTTGCCTCCCGTCGCGACGGACGGGGTCTCCCTCGCCGTCGACCCGGCCAACTCGTCCTCTCCCCCTCTGCCCGGCGCTCCCGTCGACGCCTCCGCGGACGAAACGCCGGCCGTCAGACCTCAGCTCCAGCAGATGCTGATGCAGCCCTCGGCCCCCGCGGCCCTGGGGCCGCCCCTCGACGCGCATCAGCTGCAGAACCAGCTGGGCCCCCCGCCGGGAAGGCTTCCCGCCGCCAACAGCAACAACGAAGACTCGGCCGTCATCAACATCAACAGCacggacgacgacgaggaggaggaggaggaggaggaggaggaggaagaggaatatGAAGAGATGGAGGACGACGAAGAGctggacgaggaggacgaggaggaagtCAGCGATTTTCCCGAGGGAGAGTTTTACGAAGGCGAAGACTTTGACGACTTTGACGAAGATGGGGAGGatctggaggaggaagaggaggacgaggaggaagagggggaCGAAGACGGTGCCATGCCCCCGTTGGAGGGAGCGGGGGACAAGGCCGGCGTGGCCGACGGCGAGGAAGAGAAGGCGCTCCGAGCGGAAGGAGCGCCCGCCGGCCGCGGCGCGGGGGGAGTCCAGGAGGTCCGGCTCGGCGGGCTCGACGTCGCGGGCGAGCGCGCCAAGGTGCGCGAGGTGGAGAGCATCGGCGTCCTGGAAGGGGCCGCGGAGCAGGACGAGGAGGACGGCGAGAAGATGCACGACCCCACCATGCCTCAGATCCTGTGTGTGACCGGCGGAGCGCCGGAGGAGAGGGAGGAGTCCGAGGGGGAGGGGCCGCAGGAGGCCGCCGCGCCGGCCGGTGCCGAGCTTCAACCCCAACAGCGG GAAGCGACGGCCCCCGCACAGGAAGTGGGCACGGGCGACGACCGGCCGCCCGTCCTTCAAAAAGAATTCCCGGCGGACCCTCCCGAGGTCGCCGACCCGCCGCCCGCGGATTCCGCCGCCTCGTCGGGCCCCTCCGAGCGCCCCCGGGAGGAAGAAAAAGACGAAGGGGCGCAGACGGACGGAGGAGCCGCGGAAGAGAGCCAAGGCGACGGGGGCAAAGGAGTCAAGCGGAAGAGAGACGACGCGCACGAGGACCCGGAAGCGGGACCCGCCGCTGACGGGAAAAAG acGCACCATGACCCCATCGCCTCCATGTTGGCCGATTTTGTCGCCTGCCCCCCCGACGACGACGAGGTCACGgcgtcgggatcgaacccctaA
- the med11 gene encoding mediator of RNA polymerase II transcription subunit 11: MANERLRALEDVEKEIAMVLQCAGNILMELSKDKHNASLLDRQLVQFQGSVNRVESELSGQIRYLTQVATGQPHEGSTYSSRKDCQMALNRAEYAKVKLGELGRTCEVMLEQQPPPPP, translated from the exons ATGGCGAACGAGCGCCTGCGAGCTCTGGAGGACGTGGAGAAGGAGATCGCGATGGTTCTGCAGTGTGCCG GCAACATCCTGATGGAACTTTCCAAAGATAAACACAACGCCAGCCTGCTGGACAGACAGCTGGTGCAGTTCCAGGGCTCCGTCAACCGCGTGGAGAGCGAACTGAGCGGCCAAATCCGCTACCTGACGCAG GTTGCCACTGGCCAACCTCACGAGGGCTCCACCTACTCGTCCAGGAAGGACTGCCAGATGGCGCTCAACAGAGCCGAGTACGCCAAAGTCAAACTGGGAGAACTGGGACGGACCTGCGAGGTGATGTTGGagcagcagccgccgccgccgccgtga
- the cd99l2 gene encoding CD99 antigen-like protein 2 yields MTPSSVGSTPRRLTMTTTMMTMMMMMTLIVQVRPQGLDLADALNPADAPTTPAPLPGTKAPNKGKGKPAADEFDLADALNPDNDIDRGEGRRRGGGFSDSDLIDISRDDGYRPDKGKGGRANGDRDHVNQRDDNGETTAEVGTIAGIVSAVGVALVGAVSSYISYQKKKLCFGIQQSLNAEMVKADNPDAALATEPQVGETLLDRADNVV; encoded by the exons ATGACGCCTTCAAGCGTAGGTTCGACGCCCCGGCGGctgacgatgacgacgacgatgatgacgatgatgatgatgatgacgctcATCGTGCAAG TGCGGCCTCAGGGCCTGGACCTGGCCGACGCGCTGAACCCCGCCGACGCTCCAA CTACGCCGGCGCCGCTGCCAG GCACCAAAGCGCCAAACAAGGGCAAAGGAAAACCAG CCGCCGACGAATTCGACCTGGCCGACGCCCTGAACCCCGACAACGACATCGACCGCGGCGAGGGGCGCAGACGCGGAG GAGGGTTTTCTGACAGCGACCTGATTGACATCAGCAGAGACGACGGCTACAGACCCGACAAAGGCAAAG GCGGGCGAGCGAACGGCGATCGCGATCACGTCAACCAACGCGACGACAACGGCG AGACCACCGCCGAGGTCGGCACCATCGCGGGCATCGTCAGCGCAGTGGGCGTGGCGCTGGTGGGCGCCGTCAGCAGCTACATCTCGTACCAGAAGAAGAAGCTGTGCTTCGGCATCCAGC AGAGTCTGAACGCGGAGATGGTGAAGGCTGACAATCCGGATGCCGCGCTGGCAACAGAACCGCAAG TCGGAGAGACGCTCCTGGATCGGGCCGACAACGTTGTGTGA
- the mtm1 gene encoding myotubularin isoform X2: protein MASPVSVYNSNVLDAHISSTSRESLKMELLADVGLLPGEERIIDKDIIYICPFSGAVKGKVLITNYRLHFKSSDADVAVTLDVPLGTISRVEKMGGASSRGENSYGLDITCKDMRNLRFALKQEGHSRRDIFELLFKYAFPVSHGLPLFAYVTQEKYEENGWSVYRPVEELRRQGLPNNKWRITFINENYELCDTYPAVLAVPFKCKEEDLRRVASFRSRGRIPVLSWIHRENRAAIVRCSQPLVGMSGKRNKDDERYLDLIRDANDTAKLTIYDARPNVNAVANKATGGGYEGDEYHNAELVFLDIHNIHVMRESLKKLKDIVYPNVEESHWLSSLESTHWLEHIKLVLSGAIQVADKVSSGNSVVVHCSDGWDRTAQLTSLAMLMLDSHYRTLKGLQVLIEKEWISFGHKFASRLGHGDKNHADQDRSPIFVQFMDCVWQMSKQFPTAFEFNERLLLTVLDHLYSCRFGTFLYNCESAREQNALRRKTVSLWSLVNSKTEVYLNPFYTPESGRVLYPVASMRHLELWVTYYIRWNPRIRQQSPVEQRYLELLALRDEYIKKLEELQLSDAPRLADDGRGADPSSPPPASSPARQQHYAHLHTPF, encoded by the exons ATGGCTTCACCGGTCTCCGTGTACAACTCCAATGTCTTGGACGCGCACATCTCCAGC ACCTCCAGAGAGTCTCTGAAGATGGAGCTGTTGGCCGACGTCGGCCTGCTGCCCGGGGAGGAGAGAATTATAG ACAAGGACATCATCTACATCTGCCCGTTCAGCGGCGCCGTCAAAGGCAAAGTGCTGATCACCAACTACAGACTCCACTTCAAGAGCTCCGATGCG GATGTGGCCGTGACACTGGACGTTCCTCTCGGCACCATCAGTCGTGTGGAGAAGATGGGCGGGGCGTCGAGTCGGGGAGAAAACTCGTACGGCCTGGACATCACCTGCAAG gACATGAGAAACTTGAGGTTCGCCCTGAAGCAGGAAGGCCACAGCCGACGAGACATCTTCGAGCTGCTCTTCAAATACGCCTTCCCCGTCTCGCACGGCCTG CCGCTGTTCGCGTACGTGACTCAGGAGAAGTACGAGGAGAACGGATGGAGCGTCTACAGGCCCGTGGAAGAGCTCAGACGGCAG GGCTTGCCCAACAACAAGTGGCGCATCACTTTCATCAACGAGAACTACGAGCTGTGCGACACGTACCCCGCCGTGCTGGCCGTGCCCTTCAAATGTAAAGAGGAGGACCTGAGGAGAGTGGCTTCCTTCCGGTCCCGCGGCCGCATACCC GTCCTGTCCTGGATCCACCGGGAGAACCGGGCGGCCATCGTGCGCTGCAGCCAGCCGCTGGTGGGCATGTCCGGGAAACGGAACAAGGACGACGAGCGCTACCTGGACCTGATCAGGGACGCCAACGACACGGCCAAGCTGACCATTTACGACGCTCGCCCCAACGTCAACGCCGTGGCCAACAAG GCCACGGGAGGCGGCTACGAGGGAGACGAGTACCACAACGCCGAGCTGGTCTTCCTGGACATCCATAACATCCACGTCATGCGGGAGTCCCTGAAGAAGCTCAAAGACATTGTTTACCCCAATGTGGAGGAATCCCACTGGCTGTCCAGTCTGGAGTCCACGCACTGGCTAGAACACATCAAG CTTGTGTTGTCAGGGGCCATCCAAGTGGCGGACAAAGTGTCCAGCGGCAACTCGGTGGTGGTCCACTGCAGCGACGGCTGGGACAGGACGGCCCAGCTGACGTCTCTGGCCATGCTCATGCTGGACAGCCACTACCGCACGCTCAAAGGACTGCAG GTGCTCATCGAGAAGGAGTGGATCAGCTTCGGACACAAGTTTGCCTCT AGATTAGGCCACGGTGACAAGAATCACGCCGATCAAGACCGATCGCCCATCTTTGTCCAGTTCATGGATTGCGTCTGGCAGATGAGCAAGCAG TTCCCCACCGCCTTCGAGTTCAACGAGCGGCTCCTGCTGACCGTCCTGGACCATTTGTACAGCTGCCGCTTCGGGACCTTCCTCTACAACTGCGAGAGCGCCCGAGAGCAAAAC GCCCTGCGACGGAAGACCGTGTCCCTGTGGTCTTTGGTCAACAGTAAGACGGAGGTTTATCTGAACCCTTTCTACACGCCGGAGTCGGGCAGGGTCCTTTACCCGGTGGCCAGCATGCGCCACCTGGAGCTCTGGGTCACTTACTACATACGCTGGAACCCGCGCATCCGTCAGCAG AGTCCCGTGGAGCAGCGTTACCTGGAGCTGTTGGCGCTCCGAGACGAGTACATCAAGAAGCTGGAGGAGCTGCAGCTGTCCGACGCCCCGCGTCTGGCCGACGACGGCCGCGGCGCCGACCCGTCGTCCCCGCCCCCCGCGTCGTCCCCCGCGCGCCAGCAGCACTACGCGCATCTGCACACGCCCTTCTGA
- the mtm1 gene encoding myotubularin isoform X1, with protein sequence MASPVSVYNSNVLDAHISSTSRESLKMELLADVGLLPGEERIIDKDIIYICPFSGAVKGKVLITNYRLHFKSSDADVAVTLDVPLGTISRVEKMGGASSRGENSYGLDITCKDMRNLRFALKQEGHSRRDIFELLFKYAFPVSHGLPLFAYVTQEKYEENGWSVYRPVEELRRQGLPNNKWRITFINENYELCDTYPAVLAVPFKCKEEDLRRVASFRSRGRIPVLSWIHRENRAAIVRCSQPLVGMSGKRNKDDERYLDLIRDANDTAKLTIYDARPNVNAVANKATGGGYEGDEYHNAELVFLDIHNIHVMRESLKKLKDIVYPNVEESHWLSSLESTHWLEHIKLVLSGAIQVADKVSSGNSVVVHCSDGWDRTAQLTSLAMLMLDSHYRTLKGLQVLIEKEWISFGHKFASRLGHGDKNHADQDRSPIFVQFMDCVWQMSKQFPTAFEFNERLLLTVLDHLYSCRFGTFLYNCESAREQNALRRKTVSLWSLVNSKTEVYLNPFYTPESGRVLYPVASMRHLELWVTYYIRWNPRIRQQQSPVEQRYLELLALRDEYIKKLEELQLSDAPRLADDGRGADPSSPPPASSPARQQHYAHLHTPF encoded by the exons ATGGCTTCACCGGTCTCCGTGTACAACTCCAATGTCTTGGACGCGCACATCTCCAGC ACCTCCAGAGAGTCTCTGAAGATGGAGCTGTTGGCCGACGTCGGCCTGCTGCCCGGGGAGGAGAGAATTATAG ACAAGGACATCATCTACATCTGCCCGTTCAGCGGCGCCGTCAAAGGCAAAGTGCTGATCACCAACTACAGACTCCACTTCAAGAGCTCCGATGCG GATGTGGCCGTGACACTGGACGTTCCTCTCGGCACCATCAGTCGTGTGGAGAAGATGGGCGGGGCGTCGAGTCGGGGAGAAAACTCGTACGGCCTGGACATCACCTGCAAG gACATGAGAAACTTGAGGTTCGCCCTGAAGCAGGAAGGCCACAGCCGACGAGACATCTTCGAGCTGCTCTTCAAATACGCCTTCCCCGTCTCGCACGGCCTG CCGCTGTTCGCGTACGTGACTCAGGAGAAGTACGAGGAGAACGGATGGAGCGTCTACAGGCCCGTGGAAGAGCTCAGACGGCAG GGCTTGCCCAACAACAAGTGGCGCATCACTTTCATCAACGAGAACTACGAGCTGTGCGACACGTACCCCGCCGTGCTGGCCGTGCCCTTCAAATGTAAAGAGGAGGACCTGAGGAGAGTGGCTTCCTTCCGGTCCCGCGGCCGCATACCC GTCCTGTCCTGGATCCACCGGGAGAACCGGGCGGCCATCGTGCGCTGCAGCCAGCCGCTGGTGGGCATGTCCGGGAAACGGAACAAGGACGACGAGCGCTACCTGGACCTGATCAGGGACGCCAACGACACGGCCAAGCTGACCATTTACGACGCTCGCCCCAACGTCAACGCCGTGGCCAACAAG GCCACGGGAGGCGGCTACGAGGGAGACGAGTACCACAACGCCGAGCTGGTCTTCCTGGACATCCATAACATCCACGTCATGCGGGAGTCCCTGAAGAAGCTCAAAGACATTGTTTACCCCAATGTGGAGGAATCCCACTGGCTGTCCAGTCTGGAGTCCACGCACTGGCTAGAACACATCAAG CTTGTGTTGTCAGGGGCCATCCAAGTGGCGGACAAAGTGTCCAGCGGCAACTCGGTGGTGGTCCACTGCAGCGACGGCTGGGACAGGACGGCCCAGCTGACGTCTCTGGCCATGCTCATGCTGGACAGCCACTACCGCACGCTCAAAGGACTGCAG GTGCTCATCGAGAAGGAGTGGATCAGCTTCGGACACAAGTTTGCCTCT AGATTAGGCCACGGTGACAAGAATCACGCCGATCAAGACCGATCGCCCATCTTTGTCCAGTTCATGGATTGCGTCTGGCAGATGAGCAAGCAG TTCCCCACCGCCTTCGAGTTCAACGAGCGGCTCCTGCTGACCGTCCTGGACCATTTGTACAGCTGCCGCTTCGGGACCTTCCTCTACAACTGCGAGAGCGCCCGAGAGCAAAAC GCCCTGCGACGGAAGACCGTGTCCCTGTGGTCTTTGGTCAACAGTAAGACGGAGGTTTATCTGAACCCTTTCTACACGCCGGAGTCGGGCAGGGTCCTTTACCCGGTGGCCAGCATGCGCCACCTGGAGCTCTGGGTCACTTACTACATACGCTGGAACCCGCGCATCCGTCAGCAG CAGAGTCCCGTGGAGCAGCGTTACCTGGAGCTGTTGGCGCTCCGAGACGAGTACATCAAGAAGCTGGAGGAGCTGCAGCTGTCCGACGCCCCGCGTCTGGCCGACGACGGCCGCGGCGCCGACCCGTCGTCCCCGCCCCCCGCGTCGTCCCCCGCGCGCCAGCAGCACTACGCGCATCTGCACACGCCCTTCTGA